The Candidatus Binataceae bacterium region ACTCAGATTCGTCTCTTTTGAAAGGCTGAAGATTTTGACGCCGTGAAGCTCATGGCGGTAGCGATCGTAGCCGTTTGCGAGAATGAAAGAGTTGCCGCTACGAATCCAGGCGGGATGACCGGTAGTCGGTCCTTCTTTGTGAAGCTCGACTATTATGATGGCTTGTGCGCGGCGATTGCAGATAGGCGCTACCGTTTCGGAGATCGTGAAGTCGCATGTTGCAACGAGACCTGCGAGGACGAGTACGGGTAAGGCCATTTGTACGCGGCTCACACCCGATGCCATCCAAGCCACAATTTCGCCCGCCCGGTTCATCCTTGCGAAGCCGAACATCACCCCGACTATCGTTGCGACCGGGAGCAGCTTTGTCAGGTTTCCGGGGATTCGGAGCACCAGATACCTGAGTCCCGGGCCAATGGCATCACTGGAAGTGATCAAATACAGGCGGTCTGCGGTATCTCCGAGAAGGAAGATCAGAATGAACCCCGATACGCAAACCAAAAGCGGCGCGGCTATTGCCTCGAAGAGCAGGCGGAATCGAAGCGAAAGGGCCATGCGCGAAATCAAGAGTCCAACTGCTCTTTGGATGACAACGCCCCAAAATGTTTCGGACGAGGCGAAAAATTGACCAGCCGACCGTCCAAGTCAAACGCCTTTATAAAAAACGGCAAGACAGCGCCGCCGGAAAACACGAGATCAGGAAACGCCGCACTTAAATAGCTGCCCAACACGTTCGCACGCGCCAGCGCATCAGCCGCCTGCATCAAGAGGTAGTACAAGAAGAGAAGTCCC contains the following coding sequences:
- a CDS encoding LptF/LptG family permease → MALSLRFRLLFEAIAAPLLVCVSGFILIFLLGDTADRLYLITSSDAIGPGLRYLVLRIPGNLTKLLPVATIVGVMFGFARMNRAGEIVAWMASGVSRVQMALPVLVLAGLVATCDFTISETVAPICNRRAQAIIIVELHKEGPTTGHPAWIRSGNSFILANGYDRYRHELHGVKIFSLSKETNLSAITQAPLARWNGQEWKLSNPWSLRVKGREVENGAQPPPLEISPTDLDLPMIAYTGDLSFSEWNHLNDLSVSELNRSISGLERMGQNPREYRNLRDLKYSLPFSSLILAAIGFCLSLEPVPRSGGPGRSFVLALAMGLGYWLMLAITMAFAKSGLLPPWAGAWLPNLAFASIATALFLMGEEK